From the genome of Plasmodium malariae genome assembly, chromosome: 9, one region includes:
- the PmUG01_09045400 gene encoding conserved Plasmodium protein, unknown function, protein MKQLQVINFLFCIFEYFFFLSKLCKGQVIVQNNLNRNAISNTSEHLIDTCLEVSNAITYYEDVLKDYSYNKKCLIYKEIGNSVLEAYKLNDHNCYKAIQKLLCKLKYLKVENTSDELDNTNDEDELRDNSYENTREANLIISEEEKDMDKKNEKREKNNKNEQNGKLEQNGKNEQNKDRLRAEKCNSTKTLFTSLLKRCRQKISRDPLVHCASFDKEKNVILDGALFCESSYERKSVEDYNITKSVYGENYKKIIIKTFDFKNEQMEDCLNMVNIYNNCSIVEKSIFSNKKKDTDFCTTERSEYFCRYKIEKQNDMNYIYTCSDIILPYLLSSKDENKTYDQLCNNISNYVNLLKEKKNYYLKKKRKLKVDTKKAKFMNKLYKIVENLFQLLKEEYEKYDMQINNLFNNLEKLKEENKIKKVFSNDYMVLQLNKVNDDITNLEGMINNIEYPTMSKNNVAENISIVHKTKKYIEELLKIQKDISSTSNILNEYFSSKNKDELKVMYGSKLNFDELKKLQMKHDRISKLIKSYAERNSVWASPYEESLIKDFNKDMQNFDNLTEIYTSQISLLIQKGLLSEEK, encoded by the coding sequence ATGAAGCAGCTGCAAGtgattaattttcttttttgcatttttgaatattttttttttttaagtaaattatGTAAGGGTCAAGTCATAGTTCAGAATAATCTTAACAGAAATGCGATCAGTAATACTAGTGAGCATTTAATTGATACATGCTTAGAAGTTAGTAACGCTATAACTTATTATGAAGACGTACTAAAAGATTATAGctacaataaaaaatgcttaatttataaagaaatagGGAACTCTGTTTTAGAGGCATACAAACTTAATGATCATAATTGTTATAAAGCAATTCAAAAACTTTTGTGCAAGCTAAAATACTTGAAAGTAGAGAATACCTCTGATGAACTGGATAACACGAATGATGAAGACGAGTTGAGGGATAACTCATACGAAAATACCAGAGAAGCCAATTTAATCATTTCGGAAGAGGAAAAGGatatggataaaaaaaatgaaaaaagggagaaaaataataaaaacgaaCAAAATGGAAAACTTGAGCAAAATGGCAAAAACGAACAAAATAAGGACAGACTCCGAGCAGAAAAATGCAACAGCACCAAGACTCTGTTCACTTCCTTACTAAAACGGTGCAGACAAAAAATCAGTAGGGATCCCTTAGTGCACTGTGCATCCTTcgataaggaaaaaaatgttattctGGATGGAGCGCTTTTTTGTGAAAGCTCTTACGAAAGAAAAAGTGTAGAAGATTATAACATAACAAAATCCGTTTATGgggaaaattataaaaaaattataattaaaacttttgattttaaaaatgaacaaatggaAGATTGTTTAAATAtggttaatatatataataattgttcAATAGTTGAGAAAAGTATATTtagcaataaaaaaaaagatactgATTTTTGCACAACAGAAAGAAGTGAATATTTTTGTCgttataaaattgaaaaacaGAATGATATGaattacatatacacatgttCAGATATTATATTACCATATTTATTAAGTTCAAAGGATGAAAATAAGACATATGATCAGTTGTGTAACAATATCAGTAATTATGTAAACCTTcttaaagagaaaaaaaactattatttaaagaaaaaaagaaaattaaaagtagATACAAAAAAGGCTAAATTCatgaacaaattatataaaatagttGAAAACCTTTTTCAACTGTTAAAAGaggaatatgaaaaatatgatatgCAAATTAACAATTTATTCAACAATTTAGAAAAgctaaaagaagaaaataaaattaaaaaagttttttccAATGATTACATGGTGTTACAATTAAATAAGGTGAATGATGATATTACTAATTTAGAGGGGATGATAAACAATATTGAGTATCCTACAATGAGCAAAAATAATGTTGCtgaaaatatttctattgttcataaaaccaaaaaatatatagaagaattactaaaaattcaaaaagaCATTTCTTCTACTTCAAATATTCTTAACGAATATTTTAGCAGCAAAAATAAGGATGAATTAAAAGTTATGTATGGAAGTAAATTAAATTTCGATGAACTGAAGAAACTGCAAATGAAGCATGATCGAATAAGTAAGTTGATTAAAAGTTATGCAGAAAGAAATAGCGTCTGGGCTTCTCCATATGAGGAGTCGTTAATTAAAGATTTTAACAAGGATATGCAAAATTTTGATAACTTAACTGAAATTTATACGAGTCAAATATCTTTATTAATCCAAAAGGGCCTTCTGTCAGAGGAAAAGTAG